GTCTTTTTCGAATCTTTGATAAAGGCAAAGAGCAGACAACAGAGAGTAAGAACATTTATAACTACGGCGGTCATGCTCATAAGATATCCATCCTCTCGTAATCAAACCTTCTGGTTTTCAATCCTCCCCCCCTGTCTCCAACATAATACAACTATATTCAGAACTTAATGCCTGTCAATGGTTGCACCGAGTCTTTCCAGACACAATGAAAAAACAAGTTCACTGCTTTTTTACAAAAAGATGTTCGGAATTGAAACTACTCGATAAGCACCACTTTAATCGACTTTGTCATATCACTATCTTCAACCCGTAAGAAGTAAATCCCGGCGGGTAGGTCAGCAACCGACAAAATCAACTCACCTGATGATGCCGTATTTCTGTGATAAATCTTTACCCGTTGACCAACATTATTATATAAAGCGATAGTGATCGGTTTATTTATTTCTCCGACAGTCAGAAGAACAACTGCTTTTGCCAAAGGATTTTGTTTAACCCTGAACGATTTTATATCCCGGGAGTACTCGTGGTGTTGAACACCTACTATTCCGTAAAATTCATAAATCTGCAAACCAGCGCTATAGTCAGCAATATAAGCGTAGTTATCCGACACATAGACTTCATAACCCCAATCCGGCGTCTCATAATAGCCGACCTCGACAGGATTAGCAGGGTCCGAAACATCAATCACCCGCAAGCCGGCGTCATAATCGGCGACATAAGCATGGTTGTTTGAGATATAAACCCCATAACTCAAGCCCGGCGTATCGTAGTGGCTGACTTCAGAAGGGCTCGTCGGATCTGAAACATCGATAACCCGCAGACCGGAATCAGCATCAGCAACATAGGCATAATTATTGAAGATATATACTCCATTGGCATAACCCGGGGTGTCACAATAACCGACTTCGTAAGGATTGGCCGGATCCGAAACATCAATCACCCGCAAGCCGGCATAACCGCCGGCGACATAGGCATAATCTCCTGCAACATATACATCCAGAGCCCAACTTGAGGTCAAACAGTAACCAGCCATGTAAGGATTGGTCGGGTCTGAAACATCTATAATACATAATCCGAAATTACCATTGGTGACATAGGCATAAATACCGGAAACATAGACTCCATTAGCCATTCCCCATGTAGAATAGGAACCAACTTCGAATGGTGCGGTCGGATCTGAAACATCAATCACCCGTAAGCCGGCAGAACCATCAGCAACATAAGCATAATCACCTACAACATATACACCATAAGCATAATAAGGAGTATCATAATAACCAATTCCGATAGGATTTAAGGGAGCAGAAATATCAACAATCTGCAAACCGGAAAGTCCATCAGCCACATAGGCATGATCTCCTGAAAGATAGATATCCAAGGCACAATCCTGGGTACGATAATAAGTACTTTCAAAAGGATTAGATGGATATGAAATATCAATAACCCGCAGCCCTGCTCCGTAATCAGCAACATATGCATATCCTTTTTCAGAAACATAAACCCCTCTGGCATTATCTGGAGTATCCAGGGAAGCAATTTCAGAAGGATTGGTCGGGTCTGAAATCTCTATAACGTGTAATCCGGAACCCCCGTCGGAAACATAAACATAAATGCCCATAACATAGACATCAAAAGCACAATCCGGTGTGTCATAATAACCGACTTCGTAAGGATTGGTCGGATCCGAAACATCAACCACCCGCAAGCCGGAATAACCATCGGCAACATAGGCATAACCGCCTGTAACATATACATCATAAGCATAATGCGGGAGACTGCAATAGCCGGCCTCAAAAGGATTGGTCGGATCCGAAACATCAATCACCCGCAAGCCGGAATAACCATCGGCGACATAGGCATAATCACCTACCACATATACACCATAAGCACAATGCGGTGTGTCATAATAACCGACTTCGTAAGGACTGGTCGGATCCGAAACATCAATCACCCGTAAACCGGCATAACCATCGGCGACATAGGCATAATCACCTACCACATATACACCATAAGATATACCTGGAGGACTGCATGAACCGATTATAGAAGGACTCCACGGATCCGAGACATCTATCACCGTTAAGCCGGCAACAGTATCAGCAATATATGCATAATTTCCAGAGACATACACATCCAAGGCTTTCAGGGTATTACATTGACCAGTCACAGAGGGATTTGCCGGATCAGAAACATTAAGAATCCATAAACCAGCATAACCATTAGCAACATAGGCATAAATATCAGAAACATAAACACTACGGGATGCAGCCGGTGTGTCATAATAACCGACTTCCACCGGATCGGTCGGATCCGAAACATCGATGACCCGCAGACCGGCATCACAATCGGCGACATAGGCATAATTACTGGAAACAGAGATACCATAAGCTATATGCGGGGTATCGTAGTGGCTGACCTCAGAAGGGCTCGTCGGGTCTGAAACATCTATGACTCGCAGACCGGAATCACCACCAGCGACATAAGCATGTTCCCCCCAAACATAGACATCATAAACATAGTTGGGAGTATCATAATAACCGATTTCCAAAGGATTGGTCGGATCCGAGACATCGATAATGCGTAAATCATAATTCCCATCGGCGACATAGGCATAATTGTTCAAGATATATACATTGTAAGAATGTCCCGGCGTGTCATAATAACCGACTTCAAGAGGATTGGTCGGATCCGAAACATCAATCACCCGCAAGCCGCTATCATAATCGGCGACATAGGCATAGTTGTTTGAAACATAAACCCCATAACTCAAGCTCGGCGTATCATAATAACCGACTTCAAAAGGGCTCGTCGGATTCGAAATATCTATGATCCGTAAACCATCTCCGTAGTCAGCAATATAAGCATAGGTACCAGAGACATAAACGTGATAAGGTTTACCAGCAGTCAAGTAATAACCTATTTTTTGAGGATTGGACGGTACCGCCATATTCCATATCTCGAGTCCGCCTTGAGCTGCAGCAATATAAAGATATTGAGAAGTCGAGTCATAAAAAAGTCCCTGAACTACACCGCGGGTATGTATCTGTTCAGAAAGCTTTTGTGCATCAGTAGAATCAGAAACATCTATAATATATACTCCACCTCCAGAACCACAAAAGACAAGTCGCCGATGAAAATCATAGGTGACCGCATAGGAAGGACCAAACGGCCAGTTCGCGATAAATTTGGTATTCAAGGAATCAAAACCACTGAAAATACCGGGTTCACCGCCGGATTCATCTTGAGTCTTTACCAGCTGGGCTCCAAGCATTATCGGTAAAATAAAAACCACCGCCAGGATGAGCCCGAAATTCTTTTCCCTCATTTTTCTCCTCCTTTTGATTTTATTCTATTTAATAATTCTTCTCCTCTACGATGTAATACTCTTACCGATTCCATCTACCATCTTCTCTCTGCCAATTCTTTCAAACTTATTAAATCACTTTTAAAAGTATAACCATCCACTCCTTCTTGTCAATATATTTGGCGGAACATGTCAGTTCTGATTAGATAATTCCCATGAGTTCAAAACACATTCCGTCATTCTGGTAATTACCAGAATGACGGAATAAGGGGGTATGAAATCTTTGTAAATTTCAGTCGTCGGTCTCTGTTATCAGTATCCCCAGATTTCGTTGAGATAGACTGCTCTACGGCAGGTGGGGCATAAAAATTTCAGGTGTTCACTTCGATAAGGTGCAACATCCTGAACCCGCGGCATTTTATCTTCTCCGTATTCCTGAGAAAGCACTAAAAAGAGATTCGGATTTGCGTATGCCAGTTCCCCGACTTTCTTCGCAATCCAGAGAAGATGCGCCCGCGTTGTAATCACCTTACCGCATTTTTCACAAAGAATCAACTCTTTCTCGATCGTGTTGTCATAACCCTCGTTCTTTATCTGAGCAAGGTCATATTCGGGGGTATGTTTTATTCCCTCTTTTGTAGTACAGTATATCACACATTGACCGCAGTAGATACAGCGTTCCTGATGATGAATCTCCTGACGGATCTTCTTCACCGGATCATCCACCTGGGACCGTGCACTCGCCGGGCAGACCTGAACACAGGCGCCGCACAGAACACACTTATCGAAATCGTACTCTATCTTTCCTTTGAAAGTCGGTGCCGCCGGAGACGGCTTGAATGGAAATTTCGAGGTGTATGGACCTCGAAAAATCGCCCTTATCGCCTCACCGAGTTCTCTCAATTTTGGTTTTCTCATTTTACTTCGCCCCCTTTTCAATCTGTTCACCGCCAAGTTTGTCCTCACCGTATTTATCCACCACAGAACCATGCCACATCTTCGTTCCGAAATGCAATGCACCTTTCATCAATGCGTGTGCCGCCACCGGACTCGTCAGCAGAAGAAATCCACCGCAGATAAGCGCCTTTATCCCTATCGGGCTGAATCCCTTTAAAAGGAAAATACCGACCATAATACCGAAAGTCCCCAGAGTCACACATTTTGTCGATGCCTGCAAACGGTTATATATATCGGGGAAACGAACAAGCCCGATGGCACCGAGAATGTCAAAAGCAATCCCAATCCAGATAATAATCCAACCGATCGGACTAATCATCGAGTCTCCTTTTTTCTAAATACTTCGCCAATGCCAGAGTTCCGATAAAACTGAAGAGCGTAAGCGTTATAGAAAGGTCCATCAGAAAATCGAGTCCGTAAAAGAGTGCACTCAACGCAGTAATACCGACGAACAGAATACCCATAATATCAACACCGACCATACGATCGGCGATTGAAGGACCTTGATAGATTCTAAAGAGACAGAGAAAACCACCGATTGCGAGGATACTAAATATTACACTAATCATTCGAAAATCCTCCTTAAATATCTTTCAAAAGGACGTGCAATAATTTTTGACGCCTTATCAATATAACCACTCTGAACCCATATCCAGTGGATATAAAGATAATCTCCGTCAATTTCGCACGTCATAGTTCCAGGCGTCAGGGTGATTGAATTAGCCAGAAAGACCTTCGCGATATCAGTCTTCAAATCCGTCTTAATCTTAACAATACCGGGTTTTATTGGCCTCTCAGGATGCAGAACCCGATACGCAACGTCGATGTTCGCCCTGAACATATACCAAAGAAAGACCGGGATATACACGATGATCCAGAAAAGTCTGTGAATCTGTAGAAATTTTGCAGGGCGTTCAGTAAAGTAACCTCCGAAGATAATCGTTCCGATAAGCACAACGACTGCACCGGCGATCAAATGGTCGAGATGAACACTCAAGGTCAGGAGAAGCCAAAAACCGAAACCAAGTATAAAATAAACTATGTAGCGCATTTAGACCTCCTTAGAAACTCGCTGCGATAAAACCAAACACCATATGTGAATATTCAATACCCCTTAACAGCGCCTGCGCCGCAGGGCCGACGACAAAATCCATAATCGGCTGGAATCCGATGCCGACGAGAAGAATCAATACCACCAGAAAGACCATTGCTATCCTCATCGAGAATGGTGCCTTTCCCACTTTATTCTTACCTTTTTTCATAAACACAAAATTTTCAATCTTTAGAAGATAACCGAGTGTCAGAAGACTGAGAAGAATTCCGACAATCGCCAGCCATAAATATCCTGCTTTTATGGCTCCCATAATGATGAACATCTTTGCAAAAAATCCTGCAAGCGGCGGGATACCGGCTAATGATAAAAATCCGAAACGCCAGCTCCATGCCGTAGTAGGCATCTGCTCACCCAGGCCGGCGAGTTTTTCCAGATCGCGCGTCCCCGCAGAATAGACCACTGCACCGGAGGTTAAGAAGAGAAGTCCCTTGGCAAGGGCGTGGGCGAGGATGAAGAACAATGCCCCGGCAATACCATAGAAATTACCGATGCCGAATCCCAGCATTATATAACCTATCTGAGAAATACTTGAAAAACCAAGCAGTCTTTTGTAGTCCCGCTGATTCAATGCGGTCAACCCGGCAAAGGCGATCGACAATAATCCCAAGGCGATCAGAATATTAAAGAAGACCGGATCCGAAGCACGCGTCAAGCCGAAAACATTAAAGACGATTCTCGCCGTAGTATAGATCCCCAGCACCTTTATGAAAATCCCTGACAAGAGGCTTGAAATCGGAGCAGGAGCCGCAGGGTGGGCGTCGGGCAACCAGGAATGGAACGGCACCAGCGCTGCTTTTATCGAAAAAGCAAACAGGAACAGCGTCAGGACAGTCCAGAAAAAGGTGGTGCCTCTTATCGCCTGCAGAGAATTGGATATATCAGCAAGATTAAGGGTCGAGGTCTTTGCATAAATAAGGGCGATGGCGAGCAGGAACGTCAAACCACCGATCTCTCCCATTACGATGTATTTGAAGCTCGCTTCCAATTCTTCAGCATCCACTCCGAAGGCGACCAGGGCATAGGAAGAGATCGCCGCGATCTCCAGAAAGACGAACATATTGAACAGGTCACCGGTTACGGCGATGCCCATCATCCCGGTGGTCATAAGCATCAGCAGGGTATAAAACTTCCACTGCCCTGTATAATGGGACATATATTTTATTGAAAAGAAACAGGCTGCAAAGACGATAACCGCGATACTTAACACCATCAGAGCGGAAAGACCGTCAAAAGCCATAACAATACCGAAAGGCGGGGGCCAGTTACCCATCTTATAAACCAACATCGGAACCTGCTGCGATACCGTGATGCCGTAAAGCGCCAGGATGAACAGAATAAAGGAAACAATCGTGCTCCATATCCAGACCAGGGGTTTGTAAATCTTTCCAATGATTGGAATAAGAAACGCACTGATTAAAGGAAGTGCAAAATATAAAGGAATAAACGACATCAACGCCTCCTTACCCTTTCAGCTTTTTAATCTCTGCTATATCAAATGTCTTATAGCGATTGTATATCCGTAGAATAACCGTAAGCATCAACGCCGTAGTACCCAGTGCGATCACAATCGCGGTAAGCACGAGAGCTTGAGGAATCGGATCCACGAAATTATGGGGTAGATCTAATTTGGTTATTATCGGAGCAAGCGCTTCGCTTTTAAATCCCACCAGTGCAAAGAAAAGATTTATCGAATATTCGATCAGAGCAAAACCGATTGCAATCTTTATCAAATTGCGCTTCGTAATGATTGCATACAACCCAATGAGGAACAAAATAATGCAGGAAGCAAATATAATCATAGATTACTCCTTAATCCTCTATTATATATTTCATCGCAGCCAACGCCATAAATATCGAAAACAGACCGGCACCGACCTTTATTCCTATCGCAATATTACAGATCGGAATAATACCGGCGCTCCAGAGATGGAGAGGTGTTCCTTTGGGAATGAAGTTCAGGAAAAATATTCCTCCGATGAAAAGTCCCAGAAAGGCGACACCGATGAAGATCAGACCGCCTATGCTTTCAAACACCGAAGCCACGATCGAAGCCTTTTTCTCACTCTTCAGTTCACCGCCGAATGCAAGAAACCTGAGGATAAAAGCACCGGCGATAATGACACCACCTGCAAAACCACCACCCGGTGTCAGATGTCCGTGGAGGATAATATACACCCCGTAGATAAAGATGAATCCGATGACGATATTGGTGATACTCTTAACAATCAAGCTCATTCCCTTCATTTTTTCCTCCCTGCTTTGCGCATCAATGCCACGACGCCGATGACCGATGTGAAGAGCACTGTCGCCTCGCCGAGGGTGTCAAGGGCACGGAAGTCAAGTATTACATCAGCGACGATATTGGCGCCGCCCGCACGATTGAGACCGAATTTTATATAATCCGACGCCACCTTCATAATAGGTGAGCCGAATTCGGGCAGCTGTTGAAGAGAACGGATCATCACGATCAGAAACAGAATCGCAAAGACGGCATACAGAACGATCGAGAAGACTTGAGAACCGGTTAATTTTTTCCCGACCGTCTTGTCGACATGGGTGGTGCGCAAAATCACCGCAACGAAAACCACAACGGTAAGAACTTCCACTACAATCTGGACGATCGCAAGATCGGGCGCCTGGACGAAGATGAACATAATCGCAACGGAAAAACCGACAGCACCGAGAGAGATGACGGCAGCCAGGAGGTCTTTTATCTCCGTCGCAATGATCGCCGCTACGAGCATAAAGGCAAGAAACAGATACAGTTCAATCATATATGCCTCCCCTTATAAAGCGAGTAATATAATTAAAATAATACCACCGAGGAATATCCAGCCGACATAGTTGTATAGTTCACCCGTGTGGAGTAGTGAAGTAAGACCGCCCAGCGCCTTGATAATTCTTCCGATACTTCTGTAAAACGCAACAATCAACTGATTAATGACATTTTTGAAGACCACGGCAAGCCCTGCAGCAGTACCCCTCAAATAATTGAAGAAATCAAAGGCGCCGCCTTCTCCGAACGTATAAGTCTTTTCCAGCATACCGAGGGTCCGTACCGAGGAATAAAAATCAGCACCGGTTATACGTGCTTCATCATCATCCAGTACCTCACCACCGATGAAGATCCTGCCCCTTCTGGGCTTCATCGCTGTACCGAAGAGAAACAGAATCAATCCGATGACGAGCCCGATGATTATCAAAACAGTGGCGAGACCGGGTGACCAGAAACCGCTCGTTCCGATGTTGAACGGCAATGCCGGCAGGACAAAGTGTTTCAAAGGTACAGCACTCGCAAAGACACCGAAGACGATACAGACCAGAGCCAGCAGGAAAGATGGCATAACCATTTCAAACCGCGCCTCCCTGACTTTGTTCAAAACCTTTGGTCTTTCGCCGAGAAAAATGGCATGAAGGAGCTTCAGGTTGTAGGCGAGGGTCAATATACTTCCGAACATCGCACAAATCAAGAAGATAAACCACAGCGGAATCTGTTTATTCAATTCTATTATTCCCTGATATATCATCCATTTGGAATAAAAACCATTCAACGGCGGAACACCGGAAATCGCAAGTGCGGCGATCAGAAAAGAGAATAAGGTAACCGGCATCTTCACACCCAAACCGCCGAGCGAATCAAGATCCGTGGTTTTTGTTCTGTATTCAACCGCTCCCGTGGAGAGAAAGAGCACTGATTTGTAAATCACGTTATTAATCATATGGAAAAAAGCCCCGGCAATCGCAATCGGAATACCCGTACCCAATCCTAAAACCATATAGCCTGCCTGGGAAACCGTTGAGAAAGCCAGCAGTCTCTGGGCGTCTTTCTGAAGAAGCGCTGCAAGCGCCATAACCACTATCGTCACCGCTCCGATAATCATCAACAGAACACGGATCGAAACAATATCAGAAATATTGAATATGAAGAGAGAAACCCTCATCAAAAGGTAAAATCCCAATAGTTTGTCCAGGCTTCCCGGGATGAATGCCAATGTCGAAGCCGGTACCACCTTTGCACTCTCGGGAATCCAGGTATGTAACGGCATGGTCCCCAGTTTTGCAAGGGCGCCGATCATAATTAAAATATAAGAAGTGATCAACCACGGACTGGAAAATAGGACCCGCGGTTGAACAGGGAAATTGACGTTTCCTAAATTGATCAGCAATAACACGATGCCAAGCATCAAGATATAGTCGGCGACACCGATTATCGTAATCGCCTTTCGTGCAGCGAAAGAACTGTCTTTTTTACCAACAAGCAGCATGCCGTACAAGGAAAATACGAGGACGTTCCAGAATATCAACAGGAAGATGAGGTTGCCGGCGACGACCACACCGTTTGCAGCGGAGAGCGAAAGCGTAAGATAGAGATAGTAAACATTTTCCCGCGGCATCTTGGACAACGCCCTCAAGGAATACAACCAGATTAAAAAGGCGAAGACCGCATTAAAGAGAAGAATCACTCCGGCGAGGTTGTCCAGGTAGAACCGGAATTCGATGCCCGCAACTGTGGCAAGGTTGTAAGAAATGATATCTGTTCTGGTGATGATGAAAATTTTGATTGCGAAAAAGAGCGCAAGAACAAAACCGATAAAGTCGAACTCCGTCCTCAGACGTTTGACGAGGAAACCCAATAAACCAGCGGCGATCGGTAACAAAATTATATAGTTGATTTCATTCATTTCTAAAATCCTCCATTACCTGTTAAATAGTTGACAGGTTGATAGAAGAAAATACCGAGAAGCAGCGACGCCAGCGCAAGAATGAAGACTACTGCCAGACCGGTATACGACGGCTTTTTCGCCTTGGGTAATTTTGTCATCGGTTTTGCGAAGAACAATTCATGATAGAATCTTGTACTGTAGAGCAGAGTGAAGACGGCTGCGACAATCGCTCCGATACCGAGATATGCAGCCTTATCAACAGCGCCGATTATGACCCATAATTTAGAAAAGAAACCGATCATCGGGAAGAACCCCACGATTGAACCGAACAGAAGCGCCATCAAAACACCGAGAGCCGGTGAAATTTTGAGCATACAGCACAAATTCTTTAAATCATCCTTTCCTGTGGAGTCTTCAATGATCCCGACTCCATAGAATAACCCTGATTTGGCAAGGGCGTGCGCCATGATATAAAGCATTCCTCCGATCAAACCGTACTTACCGCCGACGGCGAATCCCAACATTATAAAGCCGACCTGACTGATCGTTGAATAGGCAAGCAGACTCCGCAGGTTGTTTGAAAGAAGCGCGGCACCACCCAGTAGAATACTCGAGGCGATTGCAAACCAAGCGATTGTATTGAAGAACTGGGGGGCGACATAATTCCCGCTTGTAAAGAGACGCAGAAAAAGTATTACCCCGAGATTTTCCGCCACGCCGGCAAGACAGCCACCGATCGCCGAAGGAACGGCGTTGTACGCCGGTACCAACCAGATGTGCAGGGGCAATGTGACTGATTTGGCGAAAATACCGACAACGATCAGCCATACCGCAACCTCGTTATATATGGTGATCTCGAAGAAATTGAATGTTTTGTTGTCGAGATAGAGCAGAAGTAGACCAATCAACATAAGCGCCGCGGCACCAAAATTTATGAGAAACGTAAAGTTTGCCGCCTTGAGGTCCTCTTCACTCCGATAATAAGCGACCGCGCGCCAGATGGCAAAGGTCGAGATCTCCCAGAAGATGAAGATGAGCAGAAGATTATAAGAAAGAGCAACTCCGACTCCAGAACCGACGATCAATAAAAGCATCAAATAATATTCTAATCTGTGCCCCTTCTGCCGAATTGTCGCGAGCGCGTATATAAAGGACATCAAACCAATAAAAACAAATAAAGCGCTGAGGAATATCCCAAATCGGTCAAAGAAAAAGTCAAATCCAATCATTTTCTATATCTCCTTCTGATCCTTTCGGTCTTTGCCCATGACAACTTCAAGAGATCCTGACCTGAATATTTCTTCTTACCGTCCTCATATACAAAAGTTCTCTCAGTACAGCAATAGCAGGGATCAACAGCAGCCAGCACAAGTGCTGCGTCGGCGATGGAATATCCTTTCACGGCGACGACGTTCGATGCAATATTCATAAAACTCGGTGCCCTCACCTTATGTCTAACCGGCATATTCGAACCGTCGGAACGGACATAATGGAAGACTTCTCCCCGAGGAGCCTCATGTCGTCCGATGCCTTCTCCCGGCGGAATATCATCCACCCTTGTCTCGATCGGTCCGTCCGGCATATTCTTCAAGCACTGTCTGATGATCTTTATCGATTCATCACATTCGATTAATCTCACCTTTGCCTTTGCCAGTACATCGCCTTCAGGAAAGACCACCATATCCCAGTCGACCTTGTCGTAGGCGTCATAGGGATCGTCTTTTCTCACATCACACGCATAACCAGAACCGCGTGCCGTGGGACCGGTCACTGCATAGGCGATTGCATCCTCACGCGACAAAACACCGACACCTTCAAGACGCGCCCTGATAACCGGATCATCAAGCACCGCATTGGTGAACATCGCGTTCTTCTCTTCCAGAAGGTCAAGATATTTCTCTATCTTCGGATAATCTTCAGGTTTGATATCCCGACGGGCTCCGCCGATCTTGTTTATCGCATAATGGTTGCGATTACCCATAATCAATTCAAAGAGATCAAGGAGCGGTTCTCGATAACGCCACACCCACATCCATACGGTATTATAGCCGATGAAATGACCGGCAAGTCCCACCCACAGATAGTGGGAATGAATCCGCTCCAGCTCACCGATGATCGTCCGGATATATTGGGCACGCGGCGGCGGTGTTATATGCGCGCAATCTTCTACGGCCAGTACATAAGCATAGGGATGGGAATCAGAACAAATACCGCAGATTCTTTCAACCAGAAACGGCACCTGGTCCCAGGTCAGTGTGGGAGAAATAAATTCGTGTCCCCGATGGTTGTAGCCGATATTTATCTCCAGATCGACAACCTTTTCTCCTTCAACAATTAACTTAAAAAACTCAGGTTCTTCCTGTAATGGATGATAAGGACCTATAGGTACTACTCTTCTCAAGATTCCTCCTAAGGCTTCTTTTTAATTTTAATATCCTTATGTTCGTTCGCGTAGTCGCGACAGAGCGGATGTAAATCAGCAGGCCAGGTTTCAGCGGTCAAAAGAGGTACCAGATTGGGATGACCGACAAAGTCGACGCCGAGCAACTCATGAATTTCTCTTTCAATCCAGTTCGCCGCCGGCAGAAAGGATGTAAGACTCTTGATCTTCAAATCGTCTTTCGGAATCAAAGTCTTGATATTGTAATAAGTTCCCGCCTCATCAAATGAAAAATGATAGATGATTTCAATACCATCCCGTGTATCAATACCCGTGGCGATAGACAGACGGAACCCCTTTTCTTCAAACATAAATTTCGCGAGTTCAAAAACCTTTTCCCGCGGTGTCCTTATATAGATCCGACGCGCTGAGTGTATCTTTACGACAACATCCGGAAACTTTTTACTGATTTCTTCTAAAATGGCTTTTGAATATTCTTTCTTCATCATAACCTCTTTAATGCCTTGACTACACCCAGAATGATTGCCTCTGGTTTTGGAGGACAACCGGGTATATAAACATCTACCGGAATATATTTATCATAGGGACCTACCACATTATAGGATGGCTCGAAAATATGTGGATGGCACGCACAACTCCCCACACCAATCACCAGACACGGCTTAGGCGTCTGCTCATACACCCGTAAGACCCTTGGCAAGCTTTTCCGATTTATGACACCGGTCACCAGCAGTGCATCGGCATGCCGTGGAGAACCGACAAGTACAATACCGAAACGCTCGACATCCCATCGAGGAGTAAGAATATCCAGTATCTCAATATCGCAATTGTTACAGGGAGCTGCCGCAAGATGAAAGACCCAGGGTGATTTCTTTAATCCCCAAAGTTTAGCATTTCCCATATTCTACTCCTTTATAAGCCAT
The sequence above is drawn from the candidate division WOR-3 bacterium genome and encodes:
- a CDS encoding DUF4040 domain-containing protein; amino-acid sequence: MIELYLFLAFMLVAAIIATEIKDLLAAVISLGAVGFSVAIMFIFVQAPDLAIVQIVVEVLTVVVFVAVILRTTHVDKTVGKKLTGSQVFSIVLYAVFAILFLIVMIRSLQQLPEFGSPIMKVASDYIKFGLNRAGGANIVADVILDFRALDTLGEATVLFTSVIGVVALMRKAGRKK
- a CDS encoding NADH:ubiquinone oxidoreductase; translation: MLRRVVPIGPYHPLQEEPEFFKLIVEGEKVVDLEINIGYNHRGHEFISPTLTWDQVPFLVERICGICSDSHPYAYVLAVEDCAHITPPPRAQYIRTIIGELERIHSHYLWVGLAGHFIGYNTVWMWVWRYREPLLDLFELIMGNRNHYAINKIGGARRDIKPEDYPKIEKYLDLLEEKNAMFTNAVLDDPVIRARLEGVGVLSREDAIAYAVTGPTARGSGYACDVRKDDPYDAYDKVDWDMVVFPEGDVLAKAKVRLIECDESIKIIRQCLKNMPDGPIETRVDDIPPGEGIGRHEAPRGEVFHYVRSDGSNMPVRHKVRAPSFMNIASNVVAVKGYSIADAALVLAAVDPCYCCTERTFVYEDGKKKYSGQDLLKLSWAKTERIRRRYRK
- a CDS encoding NADH-quinone oxidoreductase subunit C, encoding MMKKEYSKAILEEISKKFPDVVVKIHSARRIYIRTPREKVFELAKFMFEEKGFRLSIATGIDTRDGIEIIYHFSFDEAGTYYNIKTLIPKDDLKIKSLTSFLPAANWIEREIHELLGVDFVGHPNLVPLLTAETWPADLHPLCRDYANEHKDIKIKKKP
- the nuoB gene encoding NADH-quinone oxidoreductase subunit NuoB; this encodes MGNAKLWGLKKSPWVFHLAAAPCNNCDIEILDILTPRWDVERFGIVLVGSPRHADALLVTGVINRKSLPRVLRVYEQTPKPCLVIGVGSCACHPHIFEPSYNVVGPYDKYIPVDVYIPGCPPKPEAIILGVVKALKRL